From Fluviispira vulneris, a single genomic window includes:
- a CDS encoding calcium-binding protein — protein MRNQILYPLPLLTIISLSLISAGCNKPADKNKQLGSISFSSNTAENAYDFLDEINLDLLKDENDQKLYELSLKYEDYDLKIEKDADDGIQPWKLYATIYINQRPHEIALSDSTLEKLEEQLSHEIISRKSDDIIELEKTFNISIEIIEKNGSQKFKVTDNNSGENDTFQNLNDIKIVYTGIENSSAYIAKKAKTIKYVIRKLRGKDPHNKVINLKTQDAGKALVIDGFDDLASALENSGLPKHLELSLKSSIYMIFGGAVFIGYEGASEEFQETRSEYAESVEETKTLRKEIIANMENEIAAKEVLLSSLETSDNSLNSQAKIAREIAMENAKFKIEFAKEILKAINSKKIQTKLDAKIFTKLLDLVQNHNMKVKEIKTNANVHLKVLNSDHAQLFNKLKSIEKIKSLPVQDQEYVATSLNSLFEYQKGLNDSLSKSIESTSILPNISRGLSSMFYGMVAFEAKTLAELTTLNSNTLAAGSAKALAFENYLFSVEAIGNTFLAAGQAQMVLAGLSKISDNSKELKSLNTWIEEMVKSSFWDEVKASNLDPHSKKNILNTKKILENFYKSKRNWIRMRAMGDTMLTAGQAAMFVSGPLVFGMPALSGFGAGSTILGIVTSQMSDQYIDKNFEFDAPAEDSMEAKIAKGDLDNPNDPLIVKLLDRSTKLVDLSHQKAQVRIWQKIYDTLIINPNVDSKELIRSLKHDWQNKNSKINSAKKAYYSEVYLKNLKKMFPENNPQLFNKNLEFIDQAKLLLNSNTNENSSLKSLNFIKFISTHLRLLNINKEVSNNVYSPVLIEKVKTSSLSNHKIGETITSIFTFFDEFGLAGEFDRRIVKKIVLQNGFPFSTEKSALDKKKIAHRYLKEVVVKTNKQPWNIPNPLPGFFVYYFPQLSGNSDKPSKPLIFSKKDKSVYIFDRKLYLEDLNNYESITQSEKIAVDEFTKLAFEASDYANSIDQTFFAKLKKMKGIFGKELRSVFVLTYEAAAKSIFKANTIRPITDGVVEQLDKYNNINNIAPIKSKKFSKANIAKYSYAGIEKFSHAANKYNVGMNFLLMPQSLSNIHQSVQNGEIADATRGALSFSFNNADLAFDLARTAGGQKFWVKHPKSFQGIGSIQVALNVASAGLDIWQAVELFKAGHATENKSLKTDLYVNASLTTATAATSLGTALLLPLTAKAGPIGTAIGFTIMFSQGTYNAVRTSEQLRELGFSEEYVVMNSIANFFGQYSTGEDPKFIVKKTAKEMEETTIPDIITLNNKEFLENIGKNKLNNSYYFNKIVFPKINLYVPYTHAEISTFCAYGICNSQKTQIPRPIEEDKHMCLTNNSYFSNERDSKDTQMLLGEHLKFINLHHTRLAKKATTIPAAPPSISYGAFGSRNNYNSTMPCPKVYNNYPMIEKYDNPTPENLEKIKNISESQKADLYLVGIGDQGKHGNMISSIMANKNNKNLFNIHPASYILQLVGGDKEDIFEFYNYLQGKTEGSSTNGFIDGGDGIDTINLQGLNGKNEKVYISLNGSTNNQFLEIRNVENVIGSKNDDVIDGNESNNVIFGRDGNDIIKTYAGNDILYPGTGNDELHGGIGSDVYVILKKDVAKGTEKIINNFDHRTNNNFNDYYDAIMTDIENLSTLRDGHDLLLGVYEEDDFVKYIRIKYYFVSDKYKHIGISDLNGNVYTTLNGSLDNSNSNSPDYLSGQNINTINLKGNYPIVRMDEKLQYSARENSNINTFKALYLSGNPENTNKLKKDTFNLEFKNVIGTNGNDVIFGDNQDNFINGQKGIDYLKGNDGDDTLSVLLETKKLENESQNINNVLLNYVNGQQDEFIQLAGDKGHDNYILNLSNLSRVENTKPIFVEINNKDKEEKIDSLIITDTRNTISNIYFTKISSSEDSNQHLKINFFDNVEEKNYVVILKNWFNHSEYQHLQIQVGNKLSIPLSIMNLVTKSLIDSAMTKITGNLLESEKFEFSINDLFLAINQYHFNIFKNTYHIIEYKALRQKENILDFKFEINNDPNVSKIKNKIKFAHLENDLVIQFEANSIQENSSFIVLKDYFKSHEFNSKSFIIKANDVLQVNSEDFQDLVTNLVENDLISLEL, from the coding sequence ATGCGAAACCAGATTCTCTACCCATTGCCCCTTCTTACAATTATTTCACTCAGCTTGATAAGTGCTGGTTGTAATAAGCCTGCTGATAAAAATAAGCAACTTGGCTCTATAAGTTTCAGCAGCAACACAGCAGAAAATGCATATGATTTTCTCGATGAAATTAATTTGGACTTATTAAAAGATGAAAATGATCAAAAACTGTATGAATTATCTCTAAAATATGAAGATTATGATTTAAAAATAGAAAAAGATGCAGACGATGGCATTCAACCTTGGAAACTTTATGCAACTATTTATATAAATCAAAGGCCACATGAGATTGCATTAAGCGATTCTACTCTCGAAAAACTTGAAGAACAATTAAGTCACGAAATTATTTCACGTAAAAGCGATGATATTATCGAACTTGAAAAAACATTTAACATTTCGATTGAAATCATCGAAAAAAATGGTTCGCAAAAATTTAAAGTAACTGATAATAATTCTGGCGAAAATGATACATTTCAAAATTTAAATGATATAAAAATTGTATACACTGGAATAGAAAATAGTTCTGCTTATATAGCAAAAAAAGCAAAAACAATTAAATATGTCATTCGAAAATTAAGAGGAAAAGATCCTCATAATAAAGTTATTAATTTAAAGACACAAGATGCTGGAAAAGCACTCGTTATAGATGGATTTGATGATCTTGCCTCAGCCCTTGAAAATTCAGGTCTCCCCAAACATTTAGAACTTTCTCTCAAATCTTCAATATATATGATTTTCGGAGGTGCTGTTTTTATTGGTTATGAAGGTGCAAGTGAAGAATTTCAAGAAACAAGAAGCGAATACGCCGAAAGCGTTGAGGAAACAAAAACTCTACGCAAAGAAATCATCGCAAATATGGAAAATGAAATTGCTGCTAAAGAAGTTTTGCTAAGCTCTTTAGAAACATCAGATAATTCTTTAAATTCGCAAGCTAAAATAGCTCGTGAGATTGCAATGGAGAATGCAAAATTTAAAATCGAGTTTGCTAAAGAAATTTTGAAAGCTATAAATTCAAAAAAAATACAAACTAAATTAGATGCAAAAATCTTCACAAAATTACTAGATCTAGTGCAAAATCATAATATGAAAGTGAAGGAAATTAAAACAAATGCTAATGTGCATTTAAAAGTATTAAATAGCGATCATGCTCAATTATTTAATAAATTAAAATCTATTGAAAAAATTAAATCACTCCCAGTTCAAGATCAAGAATATGTTGCCACATCTTTAAACTCACTATTTGAATACCAAAAAGGATTAAATGATTCTTTAAGCAAAAGCATTGAATCAACTTCAATTTTACCAAATATCAGCCGTGGATTGTCATCCATGTTTTATGGGATGGTTGCTTTTGAAGCAAAAACACTTGCAGAGTTAACGACCTTAAACTCAAATACACTTGCTGCTGGCTCAGCAAAAGCTCTTGCGTTTGAAAATTATTTGTTTTCAGTCGAAGCGATTGGCAATACTTTTCTAGCAGCTGGTCAGGCTCAAATGGTCTTAGCTGGCTTATCAAAAATCTCTGACAATAGTAAAGAATTAAAATCTTTAAATACATGGATTGAGGAGATGGTTAAAAGCAGTTTTTGGGATGAAGTCAAGGCATCAAATTTAGATCCACATAGCAAAAAAAATATTTTAAATACCAAAAAAATATTAGAAAATTTTTATAAGAGCAAACGCAATTGGATTCGAATGCGTGCCATGGGCGATACAATGCTAACAGCTGGTCAGGCTGCGATGTTTGTCTCAGGTCCTCTTGTGTTTGGCATGCCTGCTTTGTCTGGCTTTGGTGCAGGATCGACTATTCTTGGAATTGTCACATCACAAATGAGTGATCAATACATAGATAAAAATTTTGAATTTGATGCTCCTGCAGAAGACTCAATGGAAGCAAAAATTGCCAAAGGGGATCTCGACAACCCAAATGATCCACTTATTGTTAAGTTACTTGATCGTAGCACAAAACTCGTAGATCTTTCACATCAAAAAGCACAAGTGCGCATTTGGCAAAAAATATATGACACATTGATCATAAACCCAAATGTGGATAGTAAAGAACTTATTCGTTCATTAAAACACGATTGGCAAAATAAAAATTCGAAAATAAATTCTGCTAAAAAAGCATATTATTCAGAGGTATATTTAAAAAATCTCAAAAAAATGTTCCCTGAAAATAATCCACAATTATTTAATAAAAACTTAGAATTTATTGACCAAGCTAAACTTTTATTAAATAGCAATACAAACGAAAATAGTTCACTTAAATCTCTAAATTTTATCAAATTTATCTCTACACATCTAAGACTCTTAAATATAAATAAAGAAGTATCTAATAATGTTTATTCCCCAGTACTTATAGAAAAAGTAAAGACGTCATCGTTATCTAATCATAAAATAGGTGAAACTATAACGAGTATATTTACATTTTTCGATGAATTTGGACTTGCTGGTGAATTTGATCGCAGAATTGTTAAAAAAATTGTTTTACAAAATGGCTTTCCTTTCTCGACTGAAAAATCTGCTTTAGATAAGAAAAAAATAGCACATCGCTATCTAAAAGAAGTTGTTGTAAAGACAAATAAACAACCTTGGAATATTCCAAATCCTTTGCCTGGCTTTTTTGTCTATTATTTTCCACAATTGTCAGGGAATAGCGACAAACCAAGCAAACCTCTTATTTTTTCTAAAAAAGACAAATCTGTATATATTTTTGATAGAAAACTATATTTGGAAGATTTAAATAACTATGAAAGCATAACACAATCTGAAAAAATTGCTGTCGATGAATTTACAAAACTAGCTTTTGAAGCAAGTGATTATGCTAACTCTATCGATCAAACTTTCTTTGCTAAATTAAAAAAAATGAAAGGAATTTTTGGTAAAGAATTGCGCAGTGTATTTGTGTTAACTTATGAAGCTGCTGCAAAGAGTATTTTTAAAGCAAATACAATTCGACCTATTACTGATGGTGTGGTCGAGCAACTGGACAAATACAATAATATTAATAATATTGCCCCTATAAAAAGCAAAAAATTCTCAAAAGCAAATATTGCCAAGTATTCCTATGCAGGAATAGAGAAGTTTTCTCATGCAGCCAATAAATATAACGTAGGTATGAATTTTTTACTCATGCCTCAATCTCTCTCCAATATTCATCAATCCGTTCAAAATGGTGAGATAGCAGATGCAACCCGTGGAGCATTGAGTTTCTCTTTTAATAATGCTGATTTGGCATTTGACTTAGCTCGCACAGCTGGAGGTCAGAAATTTTGGGTAAAGCACCCAAAATCTTTCCAAGGAATAGGTTCCATTCAAGTAGCTCTCAATGTCGCTTCCGCAGGTCTTGATATTTGGCAAGCCGTCGAACTTTTTAAAGCAGGTCATGCTACTGAAAATAAATCTTTAAAAACAGACCTTTATGTGAATGCGTCCTTAACAACAGCAACAGCTGCAACGTCTCTTGGAACCGCTTTGTTGTTACCTTTGACAGCCAAAGCAGGACCTATTGGCACAGCAATTGGTTTTACCATTATGTTCTCGCAAGGAACCTATAATGCTGTGCGCACGTCAGAACAGCTGAGGGAACTTGGATTTTCTGAAGAATATGTGGTCATGAATTCTATTGCAAATTTCTTTGGCCAATATAGCACAGGTGAAGATCCAAAGTTCATTGTAAAAAAGACTGCAAAAGAAATGGAAGAAACAACTATTCCAGATATCATAACGCTTAATAATAAAGAATTTTTAGAAAATATTGGGAAAAATAAACTTAACAACTCCTATTATTTCAATAAAATTGTTTTCCCAAAAATAAATTTATACGTTCCATATACACATGCTGAAATTTCTACATTTTGCGCATATGGAATTTGTAACAGTCAAAAAACTCAAATTCCCAGACCGATCGAAGAAGATAAGCACATGTGTTTAACAAACAATTCTTATTTTTCTAATGAACGTGATAGCAAAGATACTCAGATGCTGCTTGGAGAGCATTTGAAATTCATAAATTTGCATCACACACGCTTGGCCAAAAAAGCAACAACAATACCAGCTGCACCTCCCAGTATTTCCTATGGTGCATTTGGCTCAAGAAATAACTATAACTCCACAATGCCATGCCCCAAAGTCTATAACAATTATCCTATGATTGAAAAATATGACAATCCTACGCCAGAAAATTTGGAAAAGATAAAAAACATCTCTGAAAGTCAAAAAGCAGATTTATATTTAGTAGGAATAGGAGATCAAGGTAAACATGGCAATATGATCAGCTCCATAATGGCTAATAAAAACAATAAAAATTTATTTAATATTCATCCTGCGAGTTATATTTTACAACTCGTTGGGGGAGATAAAGAAGATATTTTTGAATTTTATAATTATTTGCAAGGAAAAACAGAAGGCTCATCGACAAATGGATTTATTGATGGTGGAGACGGAATTGATACAATAAACCTTCAAGGACTTAACGGTAAAAATGAAAAAGTCTATATCTCTCTAAATGGCTCTACAAATAATCAATTTTTAGAAATTAGAAATGTTGAAAATGTTATTGGCTCAAAAAATGACGATGTTATTGATGGTAATGAATCCAATAATGTTATTTTTGGCAGAGATGGCAATGATATTATCAAAACATATGCTGGAAATGATATTTTGTATCCTGGCACTGGTAATGATGAGTTACACGGCGGAATTGGCAGTGATGTCTATGTCATATTGAAAAAAGACGTTGCAAAAGGAACTGAAAAAATAATCAACAATTTTGATCATAGAACAAATAATAATTTTAATGATTATTATGATGCAATCATGACAGATATCGAAAATTTATCCACTTTAAGAGATGGTCATGATCTTCTCCTTGGAGTCTATGAAGAAGATGATTTCGTTAAATACATTCGAATTAAATATTATTTTGTAAGTGATAAATACAAACATATTGGAATATCAGATCTCAATGGCAATGTTTATACAACTTTAAATGGAAGTCTAGATAATTCAAATAGTAATTCTCCTGATTATTTAAGCGGACAAAATATAAATACAATCAATTTAAAAGGGAATTATCCTATAGTCAGAATGGACGAAAAACTCCAATATTCTGCGCGAGAAAACTCAAATATAAATACTTTTAAAGCACTTTATTTGTCGGGAAATCCCGAAAATACAAATAAACTGAAAAAAGACACATTCAATTTAGAATTTAAAAATGTCATAGGAACAAATGGAAATGATGTTATTTTTGGCGATAACCAAGATAACTTTATCAATGGGCAAAAGGGAATAGATTATTTAAAAGGCAATGATGGTGATGACACTCTTTCGGTCTTGCTTGAAACAAAAAAACTTGAAAATGAATCGCAAAATATAAATAATGTGCTACTTAATTATGTTAATGGACAGCAAGATGAATTCATCCAATTAGCCGGTGATAAAGGGCATGACAACTATATTCTCAATCTATCTAATCTTTCACGAGTCGAAAATACTAAACCGATTTTCGTTGAAATAAACAATAAAGACAAAGAAGAAAAAATAGATTCTCTTATTATTACTGACACAAGAAATACAATTTCAAATATTTATTTTACAAAAATATCTAGCTCTGAAGATTCTAACCAACATTTAAAAATTAATTTCTTTGATAATGTTGAAGAGAAAAACTATGTTGTAATTCTTAAAAACTGGTTTAATCATTCTGAGTATCAACATTTGCAAATTCAGGTTGGAAATAAACTATCAATTCCTCTCTCGATCATGAATTTAGTAACGAAATCTTTAATTGACAGTGCTATGACAAAAATAACAGGAAATCTACTCGAATCGGAGAAATTTGAATTCTCAATCAATGATTTATTTTTAGCAATAAATCAATATCATTTTAACATTTTTAAAAATACATACCATATTATAGAATATAAAGCATTGCGTCAAAAAGAAAATATTCTAGATTTTAAATTTGAAATAAACAACGATCCAAATGTAAGTAAAATAAAAAATAAAATTAAATTTGCTCATCTTGAAAACGATCTTGTTATTCAGTTTGAAGCAAATTCAATCCAAGAAAACTCTTCATTTATTGTTCTAAAAGATTATTTTAAATCTCATGAGTTCAATTCCAAGAGTTTTATAATAAAAGCAAATGATGTTCTTCAGGTAAATTCTGAAGATTTTCAAGATTTAGTTACAAATCTCGTTGAAAACGATTTGATAAGTCTTGAGCTTTAA